AACAAATTACTTTTCCCAGGGAGTAACAAGTCATTATTTATTGTTGAAAGAAGTAACGAGTAATAGGCATGTGATTTTTTGCTTGCATGACTGAGAAATGATAGTACAATATACTACTGTAGGAGTGCTATACTACAGAATGCTTGCAGAGTTGCCATTGGTCCATCAGAGGGCAGGGTTTCTAGTCACGTTGCTGCTAGGTTACTGCCTCATTACCTTCTCTCTGATCTCCAGGGCTCTCTTACACAGTGGCTCAGCCTCCTTGTACTTCCCTCTCTTTCCATACAGTACAGCAAGGTTGTTGAGTGTGGCTGCCACCTATAAACAAATACAGTACTGTTAGTTACATCCAGTGATATACTCTGATCGCCGGTCGCGGTGAAAAAAGAAAACGCTCCCGATACCTTCAATACGTTCTTTCGcaaaaggtgggtaaactgtTGGGCAAAAAAACATTTACCCTACACCACTGGTTACATACTGTAGCTGCTTTTCCACTGTGCTGGGGAAAGCCATTAGCTACGCATGGTTTAGACTTCTTGTTTTGTCCATTTTGGTGACGCTTGAACTTCACTATAGAGGAACATACCGCAGGGTGATCTATGCCCAGGGTCTTCTCCCGGATGGCCAACGCGTCATTCAGGAGGTTAGCCGCCTCTTTGTACTTGTTCTGGTCTCTGCAGAGAAGAGCAAAACAGCCTTTAGCTTTAGCATACAGCTAACGTAACCAGCCACACTATGGAAATCCCCCACAGTAAGACCTAGCATGGATGATATGCTAGGCTAACGTGGCTCCATTCACCTGTAGACCAGAGCCAGTATGTTGAGCATGGTGGCCACGTCAGGGTGGTTGTGGCCTGAGGACTTCTCTAGGTCCTCCAGAGCCTGTTTGCAGAGGGGCACGGCCACCTCGTAGCGGCCCTGGGAGGCGTACTGGATCACCAGGTTATGAAGGGTCCTCAGGCGGGCCGGGATCTCATAGCCTCCCTGCTGGGCCGCTGCTGCCGCACTGCTACCGTGGGGCTGAGATACTGGGGGACAGGAGGACACGAGAGGGAGGTAGAGTCAttcatacagacacacaaatatacattaacacaaacatacagacatacacacagcgAGTGACAGACtatacaacacagtcacaccgaGACATCGACAAACATACATGCATAGCTCGTCTGCACAGCAGATAGACAAGAATATCCGGCTCATTTGACGAGTGCACGTACTCTGTGACTGTTCCTCCTCGTCCGTGGGGAAAAGGTCATCTAGGGACTCCTTGGTGGAGCCCGTCTCTTTATCATCCTGTCGACATAGAAAACATAACTAGATTGATAGTACAGAGCGGAGAGGAGTacctatatttttatttgatttatttaacctttatttaaccaggcacgttaaataaaggtttaactATGAACTATACAGAGAAACACATAGCAACCTGCTCTGATAAGCCACCAACAGCTTAGCTTTAGTAATAACATAAAAGCCGAGGCAAAGACATGcactgggtcatattcattagggtaCACCATAGCAAAACATTGTGCAATGGAAAACGAATATGAGCAGTTTTGGTAGTTCCTCACTGTATCAGTCTGTTTCTTCCGCGTTTGGTGtataatgaatacgaccctggtTGTGGTGGTCTGTGACCTACCGGTGATGGCGACTCCTGGTCGTACTTGCGGATACTGCTCATGAACTGCAGGTGTCTGTTCTGCTCCTCCAGCGTGACCACCACCTGCTCCCTGTCCTGTAGCCTCTGCTGGGCCCCGGCCAGCTCGTCCCTCAGCCACTGGTTTTCCTGGCACAGCCGCCGTACCTGGGTCCGCAGCTTCTGCTTCTCCGCCTCCAGGGAGCCCAGGTGGGCCGACAGAGCCATCATCACCTGGggatggagagggaaagagagcgagagagtgaagtAGGTGTGCATATAAACATGTACACATCCAATACAGTCAAAATACAACTTCACCCATTCTGCCATCTCCAGTATGACCCCACCTGTGCCTCTCCCAGGCCCAGCTCTATCCTCTCCAGAGACTGGCGGATGATGCCACTCTTTTCCTGCTCCACACTGCCACTCTCGGCCACCGGCCGGTCCTCCAGCACCTCCTGCAGGTTGTCCAGGAGGGTGTGGTTCTCACCTCGCAGTGCCTCAAGGCCCGCTATCACTTGCCGCGTGCTGCACAGAATCTCCTCCCCCGACAGCATGGCGCCTCTCAGCTCAACCctgtatggaggaggaggaaaggttCAACATGTTTTTATATTTGTACACGGTCATATGGACTGTACAAGGTGTTGAacacgttccacagggatgctggtccatgttgactccaatggttcccacagttgtgtcaagttggctgaatgtcctttgggtggtgaagcCATTCtcgatacacacaggaaactgttgcgcgtgaaaaacccagcagcgttccAGTTCTTAAAACAATCcgttgcgcctggcacctactacttcACCCTCTGGATGGCAccaatacacaatccatgtctcaagtcttagaaatccttattta
This genomic interval from Oncorhynchus clarkii lewisi isolate Uvic-CL-2024 chromosome 27, UVic_Ocla_1.0, whole genome shotgun sequence contains the following:
- the LOC139386128 gene encoding kinesin light chain 1-like — translated: MLSGEEILCSTRQVIAGLEALRGENHTLLDNLQEVLEDRPVAESGSVEQEKSGIIRQSLERIELGLGEAQVMMALSAHLGSLEAEKQKLRTQVRRLCQENQWLRDELAGAQQRLQDREQVVVTLEEQNRHLQFMSSIRKYDQESPSPDDKETGSTKESLDDLFPTDEEEQSQISQPHGSSAAAAAQQGGYEIPARLRTLHNLVIQYASQGRYEVAVPLCKQALEDLEKSSGHNHPDVATMLNILALVYRDQNKYKEAANLLNDALAIREKTLGIDHPAVAATLNNLAVLYGKRGKYKEAEPLCKRALEIREKVLGMDHPDVAKQLNNLALLCQNQGKYQEVEQYYERALHIYQSRLGPDDANVAKTKNNLASCYLKQGKYRQAEALYKEILTRAHEKEFGSVDGDVRDIWTHTEEEGSMQDGLGSLKRSGSFTKLRESIRRSSEKLVRKLKGVGPQDTTPPTPGMKRANSLNVLNVGVRECQEAARNPCSLTENRTLSSSTQSLARRGSLSSAHYTSEH